One Fusobacterium ulcerans DNA segment encodes these proteins:
- a CDS encoding IS110 family transposase: protein MLLLGIDIAKLNHVASLVDSDSGELIFSNFKFQNNMPGFLSLYEKIVDFPIKDIIIGLESTAHYGENFINFFFQKGFKIAVINPLQTSHLRKANIRDTKNDHLDSITVAKALLFDNFKFVSQNNVSNFALKKLTRFRKSLVKQRSRSKIQLVSLLDIIFPELQYVFKAGIHTKALYALLKKYPSTEKIAALREKSLFSILSKASKGHYDMANALLLKSHAKSSVGVKDTSISIHIPQLIELIELLDKQIKSIEEEIEASLDNGSPILSIPGISNVAAASIIGEINDISNFDSPSKLLAYAGLDPKIRQSGNFNASSCRMSKKGSPYLRYALIYTAWNLVRNSKIFKDYYLIKRAQGKSHYNALGHVAHKLVRVIYALFKKNLIYQEFQL, encoded by the coding sequence ATGTTATTGTTAGGTATTGATATCGCTAAATTAAATCATGTGGCTTCTCTTGTTGATTCTGATTCTGGGGAACTTATTTTTTCTAATTTTAAATTCCAGAATAATATGCCTGGATTCCTCTCCCTTTATGAAAAAATTGTAGATTTTCCAATTAAAGACATTATTATTGGTTTAGAATCAACTGCCCATTATGGAGAAAATTTTATTAATTTTTTCTTTCAAAAAGGATTTAAAATTGCTGTAATCAACCCTTTACAAACTTCACATTTACGTAAAGCTAATATTAGAGATACTAAAAATGATCATTTAGACTCTATTACTGTTGCTAAAGCTTTACTTTTTGATAATTTCAAATTTGTTTCTCAAAACAATGTTTCTAATTTTGCGCTAAAAAAACTTACTCGTTTTAGAAAAAGTCTAGTTAAACAAAGATCTAGAAGTAAAATTCAGCTTGTTTCTTTACTAGATATTATTTTTCCTGAACTACAATATGTTTTTAAAGCTGGTATCCATACTAAGGCTCTTTATGCCCTTCTTAAGAAATATCCTTCTACAGAAAAAATAGCTGCTTTAAGAGAAAAATCATTATTTTCTATTTTAAGCAAAGCTTCTAAAGGCCATTATGACATGGCAAATGCTTTACTTTTAAAAAGTCATGCTAAATCTTCTGTAGGTGTCAAGGATACATCTATATCTATACATATCCCTCAATTAATTGAATTAATTGAGCTGTTAGATAAGCAAATTAAATCAATAGAAGAAGAAATTGAAGCTTCTCTTGATAATGGATCACCAATTCTTTCTATTCCAGGAATTAGTAATGTTGCAGCTGCCAGCATAATTGGAGAAATTAATGATATTTCTAATTTTGATTCCCCATCTAAATTACTTGCATATGCAGGACTTGATCCTAAGATAAGGCAGTCAGGAAATTTCAATGCTTCTTCATGTAGGATGTCTAAAAAAGGGTCTCCATATTTGCGCTATGCTTTAATTTACACTGCTTGGAATTTAGTAAGAAACAGCAAAATATTTAAAGACTATTATTTAATTAAAAGAGCACAGGGAAAATCTCATTACAATGCTTTAGGGCATGTTGCGCACAAATTGGTGAGAGTGATTTATGCTTTATTTAAGAAAAATTTAATCTATCAAGAATTTCAACTCTAA
- the murI gene encoding glutamate racemase: MKKNYNIGVFDSGVGGTTVLKRIIELLPNENIIYYGDNGNAPYGEKTIKEIQGFCLDIMDFFMMNNCKAVVIACNTATAASLELIKEKYTVPVIGVISPGAKSAVEASTNKCIGVLSTPFTAASNAYADEIAKYSKTAKVYQEGCPELCPMIEAGWETFEDRETIIKNHISKFPRNVDTVVLGCTHYPIAREDIARNFCGNIVDPARETSVALYNTLKNSNLLSDSDTKGKIDFFVSGDKDKFRKVAEQFLGFEIKTLYRIEK; this comes from the coding sequence ATGAAAAAAAACTATAACATCGGAGTTTTTGACTCTGGAGTTGGAGGAACAACAGTATTAAAAAGAATTATTGAATTATTACCTAATGAAAATATTATATATTATGGTGATAATGGTAACGCACCTTATGGTGAAAAGACAATCAAAGAGATTCAAGGATTTTGTCTAGATATTATGGATTTTTTCATGATGAACAACTGCAAAGCTGTTGTTATTGCTTGTAATACTGCAACTGCTGCTTCATTAGAATTAATAAAGGAAAAATATACAGTTCCTGTTATTGGAGTTATCTCACCTGGGGCTAAGTCAGCTGTTGAAGCAAGTACAAATAAATGTATTGGTGTTTTATCTACTCCATTTACAGCTGCATCAAATGCTTATGCTGATGAAATAGCTAAGTATTCAAAAACTGCTAAAGTATATCAAGAAGGATGTCCAGAATTATGTCCTATGATAGAAGCAGGTTGGGAAACTTTTGAAGACAGAGAAACTATTATTAAAAATCATATTTCTAAATTTCCTAGAAATGTAGATACAGTTGTTTTAGGATGTACACATTATCCTATAGCAAGAGAAGATATTGCAAGAAACTTCTGTGGAAACATTGTTGATCCAGCAAGAGAAACTTCAGTTGCTTTATACAACACACTAAAAAATTCTAACCTTTTATCTGATTCTGATACTAAAGGAAAAATTGATTTCTTTGTTAGTGGAGATAAAGATAAGTTTAGAAAAGTAGCAGAACAGTTTTTAGGCTTTGAA
- a CDS encoding lipopolysaccharide core heptose(II) kinase RfaY, producing MKKIFKVKNNDFDFYYIDEKKLKILEKISKEEFKIKKEFKNSERNYVADIVVDNQNYILKDNKNEYKKFFYIIKKIFLNSDGVQILKNSIKVREEGFNNFAKIIGIIEKRKFRVLKKSFVIMEKVEGRVCEEDFLKDKAIEVVKKLHFIKRYHGDCNPYNFIEEKKNKEVKIIDSKMKKMILGNYRAHYDMLTMQLDSYSNMKYPYSKNIYYYIALAVKKLKKL from the coding sequence ATGAAAAAAATATTTAAAGTAAAAAATAATGATTTTGACTTTTACTATATAGATGAAAAAAAATTAAAAATATTAGAAAAAATTTCTAAAGAGGAATTTAAAATAAAAAAAGAATTTAAAAATAGTGAAAGAAATTATGTTGCAGATATAGTTGTTGACAATCAAAACTATATATTAAAAGATAATAAAAATGAATATAAAAAATTTTTTTATATTATTAAAAAAATATTTTTAAATAGCGATGGAGTCCAAATTTTAAAGAATAGTATAAAGGTAAGGGAAGAAGGATTTAATAATTTTGCCAAAATAATTGGTATTATTGAAAAAAGAAAATTTAGAGTTTTAAAAAAATCCTTTGTAATTATGGAAAAAGTAGAAGGAAGAGTATGCGAAGAGGATTTTCTTAAAGATAAGGCTATAGAAGTAGTAAAAAAATTACACTTTATTAAGAGATATCATGGAGATTGTAATCCATATAATTTTATTGAAGAGAAAAAAAATAAAGAAGTAAAAATAATAGACAGTAAAATGAAAAAGATGATATTAGGAAATTATAGGGCTCATTATGATATGCTTACGATGCAATTAGACTCATATTCTAATATGAAATATCCATATTCAAAAAATATATATTATTATATTGCTTTAGCTGTAAAAAAACTAAAGAAATTGTAG
- a CDS encoding glycosyltransferase, which translates to MKISLIITVYNRFEYVENILKCLIKQSVQPYEVIFTDDGSKEDLKEILKKYKDKCEFKIKYIYQEDLGFRKSKACNNAVIESKGDYLIFLDQDAIFPNNLIETFIQNKKENKFSILRVIWSENDERIDIQKTLVKNKWRYEEVISKVSFSHFKVLKKYLWRDKYNNFRYKIGLRDRGTGLMGIGFALFKKDYIEINGYDEDYKGWGGEDADLGLRLYALGLKSVTFSTKIPSIHMCHPLDPTKTGNQNKKIYSEKKEKIIKGNYKCTYGIENRKDLDGYYFEEI; encoded by the coding sequence ATGAAAATATCATTGATAATAACTGTATATAACAGATTTGAATATGTAGAAAATATACTGAAGTGTTTGATAAAACAGAGTGTTCAACCTTATGAAGTGATTTTTACAGATGATGGGTCAAAAGAGGACTTGAAAGAAATATTGAAAAAATACAAAGATAAATGTGAGTTTAAGATAAAATATATTTATCAAGAAGATTTAGGGTTTCGGAAATCAAAAGCTTGTAATAACGCAGTTATAGAAAGCAAAGGAGATTATTTAATTTTTCTAGATCAAGATGCTATTTTTCCTAATAATCTAATTGAAACTTTTATACAAAATAAAAAAGAAAATAAATTTTCTATTCTTAGAGTAATATGGTCTGAAAATGATGAAAGAATAGATATTCAGAAAACATTAGTGAAGAACAAATGGAGATATGAGGAAGTAATATCAAAAGTTTCATTCAGTCATTTTAAAGTATTGAAAAAATATCTTTGGAGAGATAAATATAATAACTTTAGATATAAAATAGGATTAAGAGATAGAGGCACAGGTCTTATGGGAATTGGATTTGCTCTGTTTAAAAAAGACTATATAGAAATAAATGGATATGATGAAGACTATAAAGGATGGGGAGGAGAAGATGCTGATTTAGGTTTGAGACTTTATGCTTTAGGGTTAAAATCAGTAACATTTTCTACAAAAATACCATCAATTCATATGTGCCATCCATTAGATCCCACTAAGACAGGAAATCAGAATAAGAAAATATACAGTGAAAAAAAAGAAAAAATTATAAAAGGAAATTATAAATGTACTTATGGAATAGAAAATAGAAAAGATTTAGATGGATATTATTTTGAAGAAATTTAG
- a CDS encoding LicD family protein codes for MDKLRKLQLVEKDCLDFFVKICEENNLEYILDFGTLLGAARHKGFIPWDDDVDLGMPREDYEKFLKIFDKYTNNGRFSLETYKRGAFYKLKDNNHYILNEDGSKSEIDIDIFPLDYYDDVEKVNFLNGYLELSKDRSSLWRKWKTHFKREIHLKILSNSFFKKKFISKTKGPYIGRGVETGFKIKLNLVEKFFPLTEIEFEDRKYKAPKDYDSFLTLLYGDYMTPPENQKPLHHKHIKDIIKIENK; via the coding sequence ATGGATAAATTAAGAAAATTACAGTTAGTAGAAAAAGACTGTTTAGATTTTTTTGTGAAAATATGTGAAGAAAATAATCTTGAATATATATTAGACTTTGGAACTTTATTAGGTGCAGCAAGACATAAAGGCTTCATCCCATGGGATGATGATGTTGATCTGGGAATGCCTAGAGAAGATTATGAAAAATTTTTAAAGATATTTGATAAGTATACAAATAATGGAAGATTTTCTTTAGAGACGTATAAAAGAGGAGCTTTCTATAAATTGAAAGATAATAATCACTATATATTAAATGAAGATGGAAGTAAATCAGAAATTGATATTGATATTTTTCCTTTAGATTACTATGATGATGTAGAAAAAGTAAATTTTCTGAATGGATATTTAGAATTAAGTAAGGATAGGAGTTCTCTATGGAGAAAATGGAAAACTCATTTTAAAAGAGAGATACATTTAAAAATATTATCAAACAGTTTTTTCAAGAAGAAATTTATTTCAAAAACTAAAGGACCATACATAGGAAGAGGTGTGGAAACTGGATTTAAAATTAAATTGAATCTTGTAGAAAAATTCTTTCCTTTAACAGAAATTGAATTTGAAGACAGAAAATATAAAGCACCAAAAGATTATGATAGTTTTCTTACATTATTATATGGAGACTATATGACTCCACCTGAAAATCAAAAACCTTTACATCATAAACATATTAAAGATATAATAAAAATTGAAAATAAATAA
- a CDS encoding glycosyltransferase, translating into MINNLLRFYHTRTRMKISVIVAVYNRLEYLKNILLALESQIEKPFEVIIADDGSSENLEKVIEKIIPQISYRLKHVYQQDIGFRLSRSRNNAIKFSEGEFLLFLDQDILFDNFFIKNIKEVIKEGIVIKMDAISLNEKETEKIKTELGRQKKFDYKIIEKYITKDEKKIIEKKYKKDIIKNLLYNLNLAKRGAKIIGLGIGIFKKNLIELNGFDENYIGWGYEDDDLCNRIYCYGLKVIPLNYKNILVHMYHGEDITKKISLNEKYYYKRKDEIFRKKDYRCEYGYDNSKDKDECKIKIIK; encoded by the coding sequence ATGATAAATAATTTACTACGCTTTTATCATACAAGGACAAGAATGAAAATATCTGTCATAGTAGCAGTTTACAATAGATTAGAATATTTGAAAAATATTTTATTAGCTTTGGAATCTCAAATTGAAAAACCCTTTGAAGTGATAATTGCAGATGATGGATCTTCTGAAAATTTAGAAAAGGTTATTGAAAAAATTATTCCTCAAATTTCATATAGATTGAAACATGTTTATCAGCAAGATATTGGTTTTAGATTATCTAGATCAAGAAATAATGCAATTAAGTTTTCAGAGGGAGAATTTTTATTATTTTTAGATCAGGATATATTATTTGATAATTTTTTTATAAAAAATATAAAAGAAGTTATTAAAGAAGGAATAGTAATAAAAATGGATGCTATTTCTTTAAATGAAAAAGAAACAGAAAAAATAAAAACAGAGCTAGGTAGGCAAAAAAAATTTGATTATAAAATAATAGAAAAATATATAACTAAAGATGAAAAAAAAATAATAGAGAAAAAATATAAAAAGGATATAATTAAAAATTTATTATATAATTTAAATCTTGCTAAAAGGGGAGCTAAAATAATAGGGTTAGGAATAGGTATATTTAAAAAAAATCTTATTGAACTCAATGGATTTGATGAGAATTATATAGGGTGGGGATATGAGGATGATGATTTATGTAATAGAATTTATTGTTATGGATTAAAAGTAATTCCATTAAACTATAAGAATATTTTAGTTCATATGTATCATGGAGAAGATATAACTAAAAAAATTAGTTTAAATGAAAAGTATTACTATAAAAGAAAGGATGAAATTTTTAGAAAAAAAGATTATAGATGTGAATATGGATATGATAATTCAAAGGATAAAGATGAATGTAAAATTAAAATTATAAAATAA
- the gltS gene encoding sodium/glutamate symporter, producing MFEYKFNMAETLAIAAVLLFLGRWIKNKSEFLQKFFIPAPVVSGLIFSIFVFIGRQTNAFQFDFDLTLQNFLMIAFFTTVGFMASFKLLAQGGVGVAIFLVVATGLVICQDAIGVTLSKVLGMNPLFGLIVGSVPLTGGHGTAGAFGATIEELGVVGARTAGFAAATYGLVMGCLIGGPVARRLMIKHNLKGEDNKAQDPDLKAEKVEVTEEKILNAVIIIAVAMGIGASIPPFVKAHTGWLIKGGLALPAYIGPMLVAAVLRNIADSIKKPLPMKEIDIVGSISLSVFLSMALMTMKLWELVELAVPMIIILAVQTIFVILYTYFVTYNVMRLPFIATKYDAAVMVTGHCGFGMGATPTAIANMESFTSVNGFSTKAFFIVPLVGALFIDFTNAAVITFFINMFQ from the coding sequence ATGTTTGAGTACAAATTTAACATGGCTGAAACGCTGGCCATAGCTGCAGTCTTACTTTTCTTGGGAAGATGGATAAAGAATAAAAGTGAATTTTTACAAAAATTCTTTATACCTGCACCAGTTGTTAGTGGATTGATTTTTTCTATTTTCGTTTTTATAGGACGTCAAACTAATGCTTTTCAATTTGATTTTGATTTAACACTTCAAAATTTCTTGATGATTGCATTCTTTACTACTGTTGGGTTCATGGCAAGTTTCAAGCTGTTGGCTCAAGGGGGAGTTGGAGTTGCTATATTCTTAGTTGTTGCTACAGGATTGGTAATCTGCCAAGATGCAATTGGAGTTACATTATCTAAAGTTTTAGGAATGAATCCATTATTTGGTCTTATAGTAGGATCTGTACCTCTTACAGGAGGACATGGTACTGCGGGAGCTTTTGGAGCTACAATAGAAGAATTAGGAGTAGTTGGAGCTAGAACAGCAGGATTTGCTGCTGCTACATATGGACTTGTTATGGGATGTTTAATTGGTGGTCCAGTTGCTAGAAGACTTATGATTAAACATAACTTAAAAGGTGAAGATAATAAAGCTCAAGATCCTGATTTAAAAGCTGAAAAAGTTGAAGTAACAGAAGAAAAAATATTAAATGCTGTTATTATTATAGCTGTTGCAATGGGAATAGGGGCATCTATACCTCCATTTGTTAAAGCACATACTGGTTGGTTAATCAAAGGTGGACTAGCTCTTCCTGCGTATATCGGACCAATGCTTGTTGCTGCGGTATTAAGAAATATTGCTGACTCAATTAAAAAACCTCTTCCTATGAAAGAGATTGATATTGTTGGAAGCATATCTCTATCTGTATTTTTATCAATGGCATTAATGACAATGAAACTATGGGAACTAGTAGAACTAGCTGTTCCTATGATCATTATCTTAGCTGTACAAACAATCTTTGTTATACTATATACTTATTTTGTAACTTACAATGTTATGAGACTTCCATTTATAGCAACTAAATATGACGCTGCTGTAATGGTTACAGGACACTGTGGTTTTGGTATGGGAGCTACTCCAACAGCTATTGCTAACATGGAATCTTTTACTTCTGTAAATGGTTTCTCTACAAAGGCTTTCTTCATCGTACCTCTTGTAGGAGCACTATTTATTGACTTTACAAATGCTGCTGTAATAACTTTCTTTATAAACATGTTTCAATAA
- a CDS encoding YegS/Rv2252/BmrU family lipid kinase yields MKKVKFIYNPFSGENEILKHLDTIIHLYQQQSMEIVPFRISMETPLENAFTTLDESYDHILAAGGDGTINQVVNIIKNKNIDLPLAILPVGTANDFAKHIGMSSNIEDSCKKILKGTPKDVDLGFANGKYFINVFSYGLFTDISQKTPTHLKNTIGKLAYYFNGIMELPTFKKMNISVESSEFNYDGSALIFFAFNGRTAGNINIAYKSEIDDGLLDIIIVKGDTLTKTLTSLFQFFKSEHLEIPGSFIHFRTSDLKVSCEDKSIVTDIDGEPGPSFPLNISCIKSGIKIIY; encoded by the coding sequence ATGAAAAAAGTTAAATTTATTTATAACCCCTTTTCAGGTGAAAATGAAATTCTGAAACATCTTGATACTATTATTCACCTTTATCAACAACAATCTATGGAAATAGTCCCCTTTAGAATAAGTATGGAAACTCCATTGGAAAATGCCTTTACAACCTTAGATGAAAGTTATGATCATATTTTAGCTGCTGGTGGTGATGGTACTATCAATCAAGTTGTAAATATTATAAAGAACAAAAATATTGATCTGCCGCTTGCTATTCTTCCTGTTGGAACAGCAAATGATTTTGCTAAACATATTGGAATGTCTTCTAATATTGAAGATTCATGTAAAAAAATACTAAAAGGAACTCCAAAAGATGTCGATTTAGGATTTGCCAATGGTAAATATTTTATTAATGTATTTAGTTATGGGCTTTTTACTGATATTTCTCAAAAAACTCCTACTCATTTAAAAAATACTATTGGAAAATTAGCATATTATTTTAATGGTATTATGGAACTTCCTACATTTAAAAAAATGAATATTTCTGTAGAATCATCTGAATTCAACTATGATGGAAGTGCCCTTATATTTTTTGCTTTTAATGGAAGAACCGCAGGAAATATCAATATTGCTTACAAAAGTGAAATAGATGATGGACTTTTAGATATAATAATTGTAAAAGGAGATACTCTTACAAAAACTCTTACTTCCCTATTTCAATTTTTTAAGAGTGAACATCTTGAGATCCCTGGAAGTTTTATTCACTTTAGAACATCTGATCTCAAAGTATCTTGTGAAGATAAGTCTATTGTTACAGATATAGATGGTGAACCTGGACCAAGTTTTCCATTAAATATTTCTTGTATAAAAAGTGGTATAAAAATAATTTATTAG
- a CDS encoding acyltransferase: MLRRIQRMIDIYTSKKKIIAKAKKLGKNIVINDRVKINKNTIIGSNVLLNGVIIRENGNVTIGNNISFAKGCLILTGNHDYKTGLPYSDNDIYKDVIIEDNVWIGQNVTILGGVTIGEGAIIQAGSVVIFDIPSLAIAGGNPAKPFMKW; encoded by the coding sequence ATGTTAAGAAGAATTCAAAGAATGATAGATATATATACTTCAAAAAAGAAAATTATTGCCAAGGCTAAAAAATTAGGAAAAAATATAGTTATAAATGATAGAGTAAAGATCAATAAAAATACAATTATTGGAAGTAATGTTCTACTTAATGGAGTAATAATAAGAGAAAATGGAAATGTAACTATAGGAAACAATATTTCTTTTGCAAAAGGTTGTTTAATTTTAACAGGAAATCATGACTATAAAACTGGACTTCCATACAGTGACAATGATATATATAAAGATGTTATAATAGAAGATAATGTTTGGATAGGTCAAAATGTGACTATTTTAGGTGGAGTTACAATTGGTGAAGGAGCAATTATTCAAGCAGGATCAGTGGTTATTTTTGATATTCCATCATTAGCTATAGCTGGTGGAAATCCAGCTAAACCTTTTATGAAGTGGTAA